A genomic window from Frankiaceae bacterium includes:
- a CDS encoding DUF1905 domain-containing protein codes for MDLEFSGEVWFWRGPSPYHFVTVPDEQCGPLEAAAPVVSYGWGMIPVAARVGETSWTTALFPKDGAYVVPLKDLVRRAEGIDVGDVVTVRLAVDV; via the coding sequence ATGGACCTGGAGTTCTCGGGCGAGGTGTGGTTCTGGCGGGGACCGTCGCCGTACCACTTCGTCACCGTGCCCGACGAGCAGTGCGGGCCGCTGGAGGCCGCCGCGCCGGTCGTGTCGTACGGCTGGGGCATGATCCCCGTCGCGGCGCGGGTGGGCGAGACCTCGTGGACGACGGCGCTGTTCCCGAAGGACGGGGCGTACGTCGTGCCGTTGAAGGACCTCGTACGCCGGGCCGAGGGGATCGACGTCGGCGACGTCGTGACCGTACGGCTCGCGGTGGATGTCTAG
- the trxA gene encoding thioredoxin: MISTKEYTVGAATKTSTDATFATDVLQSDKPVLVDFWAEWCGPCKMIAPVLEEIAAENADKLTVVKVNIDENPQIARDYKILSIPTLSVFQGGQVVKSITGARPKTAILRDLEGVI; the protein is encoded by the coding sequence GTGATCTCGACCAAGGAGTACACCGTGGGTGCGGCGACCAAGACCTCGACCGACGCGACGTTCGCGACGGACGTCCTGCAGAGCGACAAGCCGGTGCTCGTGGACTTCTGGGCCGAGTGGTGCGGGCCGTGCAAGATGATCGCGCCCGTGCTCGAGGAGATCGCCGCGGAGAACGCCGACAAGCTCACCGTCGTCAAGGTGAACATCGACGAGAACCCTCAGATCGCCCGCGACTACAAGATCCTCTCGATCCCGACGCTCTCGGTCTTCCAGGGCGGTCAGGTCGTCAAGTCCATCACCGGCGCGCGGCCCAAGACGGCCATCCTGCGCGACCTCGAGGGCGTCATCTAG
- a CDS encoding N-acetylmuramoyl-L-alanine amidase — MQLIRRGDRGPAVAEVRAMLHSLGLLGDVARDSFADVEYDEATERAVRAFQQQRGLAADGIVGVESYRALEEARWQLGDRMLYRVVGHPFVGDDVLALQTWLLERGFDTGRRDGIFGVRTEAALAEFQRNVGLTPDGVFGPRTHRAIGQLRRAVGGGRHDHMREVEALFRSGPALAGKTVIVDPGHGGGDPGCAGYGLVESEVTYDVAARLEGRLAAAGAIPFLTRSADGEVSIADRAEFANAAEADLYVAIHCDSAPSAAPQGVATYYFGNARIGASATGERLADLVQREVVARTDLLDCRTHPQSWDLLRLTRMPAVEVVPGYLTNPHDAARLGDPEFRDTVAEALLAAVSRLYLPAADDPGTGQLRIGDLTRA, encoded by the coding sequence ATGCAGCTGATCCGACGCGGCGACCGCGGTCCCGCCGTAGCCGAGGTGCGCGCCATGCTGCACTCGCTCGGGCTCCTCGGCGACGTCGCGCGCGACTCGTTCGCCGACGTCGAGTACGACGAGGCGACCGAGCGCGCCGTCCGGGCCTTCCAGCAGCAGCGCGGCCTCGCGGCCGACGGCATCGTGGGCGTGGAGTCGTACCGCGCGCTCGAGGAGGCGCGCTGGCAGCTCGGCGACCGGATGCTGTACCGGGTCGTGGGGCACCCGTTCGTCGGGGACGACGTGCTGGCGTTGCAGACCTGGCTGCTCGAACGCGGCTTCGACACCGGCCGCCGTGACGGGATCTTCGGAGTGCGTACGGAGGCGGCGCTCGCGGAGTTCCAGCGCAACGTCGGCCTCACGCCCGACGGTGTCTTCGGTCCGCGGACGCACCGCGCGATCGGCCAGCTGCGCCGCGCCGTCGGCGGCGGGCGGCACGACCACATGCGCGAGGTCGAGGCGCTGTTCCGGTCGGGGCCCGCGCTCGCCGGCAAGACCGTCATCGTCGACCCAGGGCACGGCGGCGGCGACCCAGGATGCGCTGGGTACGGGCTCGTCGAGTCCGAGGTCACGTACGACGTCGCGGCGCGCCTCGAGGGGCGGCTCGCGGCGGCCGGCGCCATCCCGTTCCTCACGCGTTCGGCCGACGGCGAGGTGTCGATCGCCGACCGCGCCGAGTTCGCGAACGCCGCCGAGGCCGACCTCTACGTCGCCATCCACTGCGACAGCGCGCCGTCCGCGGCGCCGCAGGGCGTGGCGACGTACTACTTCGGCAACGCCCGCATCGGCGCGTCGGCGACCGGCGAGCGGCTCGCGGACCTCGTGCAGCGCGAGGTGGTGGCGCGGACGGACCTGCTGGACTGCCGTACGCACCCGCAGTCGTGGGACCTGCTGCGCCTGACGCGCATGCCGGCCGTCGAGGTGGTTCCCGGGTACCTGACCAACCCGCACGACGCGGCCCGGCTCGGGGACCCGGAGTTCCGCGACACGGTCGCCGAGGCGCTGCTGGCGGCGGTGTCGCGCCTGTACCTTCCTGCCGCGGACGACCCCGGGACTGGGCAGCTCCGCATCGGTGATCTGACCCGCGCTTGA